From a single Streptomyces sp. NBC_00377 genomic region:
- a CDS encoding FAD-binding oxidoreductase: protein MSAETARGTVSETASEIVSVTGWGRTAPSAARLVRPRTYAQAVAAVRDCGARGGIPRGLGRAYGDAAQNAGGSVIDLTGLDRIHVIDAGDGGVLCDAGVSLHRLMEVLLPLGWFVPVTPGTRYVTVGGAIGADIHGKNHHVSGSFTRHVLSFELLTADGTIRTVEQGTDLFDATAGGMGLTGVVLTARIRLQPVGTSLMSVDTERAADLDDLMARLTAGDHRYRYSVAWIDLLARGAATGRAVLTRGDHAPPAALPARARRDPLAFRPSRLPSAPALLPSGLLTRTTVGLFNELWYRRAPRARTGELQSLSAFFHPLDGVPHWNRVYGRDGFVQYQFVVGYGQEDTLRRIVGRISARRCPSFLAVLKRFGDADPGWLSFPRPGWTLALDIPAGLPGLGAFLDELDEEVVTAGGRVYLAKDSRLRPELLSAMYPRLDDFRALRAELDPRGVFVSDLARRLNFQESP from the coding sequence ATGTCTGCCGAGACCGCCCGTGGAACCGTTTCCGAGACCGCCTCCGAGATCGTCTCCGTCACGGGATGGGGTCGCACCGCTCCGTCCGCCGCGCGTCTGGTCCGCCCCCGGACCTACGCGCAGGCCGTCGCGGCGGTCCGGGACTGCGGGGCCCGCGGAGGCATCCCCAGGGGCCTGGGGCGGGCGTACGGGGACGCGGCACAGAACGCCGGCGGGTCGGTGATCGACCTGACCGGTCTGGACCGGATCCATGTCATCGACGCCGGCGACGGCGGTGTCCTGTGCGACGCGGGCGTCTCCCTGCACCGGCTGATGGAGGTCCTGCTGCCGCTCGGCTGGTTCGTGCCCGTGACCCCAGGCACCCGGTACGTGACCGTGGGCGGGGCGATCGGCGCGGACATCCATGGCAAGAACCATCATGTGTCCGGGTCCTTCACCCGCCATGTGCTGTCCTTCGAACTGCTCACGGCGGACGGCACGATCCGCACGGTGGAGCAGGGCACCGACCTCTTCGACGCGACCGCCGGCGGCATGGGCCTGACCGGCGTCGTCCTGACGGCCAGGATCCGCCTCCAGCCGGTCGGGACGTCCCTGATGTCGGTCGACACCGAGCGGGCCGCCGACCTCGACGACCTGATGGCCCGGCTGACGGCCGGCGACCACCGCTACCGCTACTCGGTCGCCTGGATCGACCTCCTCGCGCGCGGGGCGGCCACCGGACGCGCGGTCCTGACCCGCGGCGACCATGCGCCGCCGGCCGCGCTGCCCGCCCGCGCGCGCCGGGACCCGCTCGCGTTCCGCCCGTCCCGGCTCCCGTCCGCCCCCGCTCTCCTGCCGAGCGGCCTGCTCACCCGCACGACCGTCGGGCTGTTCAACGAACTCTGGTACCGCAGGGCGCCACGCGCGCGTACCGGCGAACTCCAGAGCCTCTCCGCCTTCTTCCACCCGCTCGACGGCGTCCCGCACTGGAACCGCGTCTACGGCCGCGACGGCTTCGTGCAGTACCAGTTCGTCGTCGGGTACGGGCAGGAGGACACGCTGCGCCGGATCGTGGGGCGTATCTCCGCCCGCCGCTGCCCGTCGTTCCTGGCCGTCCTCAAACGGTTCGGGGACGCCGACCCCGGCTGGCTCTCCTTCCCGCGCCCGGGCTGGACCCTCGCCCTGGACATCCCGGCCGGGCTGCCCGGCCTCGGCGCCTTCCTCGACGAACTGGACGAGGAGGTGGTCACCGCGGGCGGCCGCGTCTACCTCGCCAAGGACTCCCGGCTGCGCCCCGAGCTGCTCTCCGCGATGTATCCGCGCCTCGACGACTTCCGGGCGCTGCGCGCGGAGCTCGACCCGCGCGGGGTGTTCGTGTCGGACCTCGCCCGCCGGCTCAACTTCCAGGAGTCACCATGA
- a CDS encoding decaprenylphospho-beta-D-erythro-pentofuranosid-2-ulose 2-reductase, with translation MKDAFGLPQSLLVLGGTSEIALATARRLIARRTRTVWLAGRPSPALESSAAELRALGADVRTVPFDALDPDSHEAVLGEVFAEGDVDMVLLAFGVLGDQANDERHPSAAVRVAQTNYTGAVSAGLVGARALQTQGHGSLVVLSSVAGERARRSNFVYGSSKAGLDAFAQGLGDALHGTGVHVMVVRPGFVRTKMTAGLEEAPLATTPEAVATAVELGLRRRSETVWVPGVLRVVMSALRHTPRGLFRRLPV, from the coding sequence ATGAAGGACGCCTTCGGTCTCCCGCAGTCCCTGCTCGTCCTCGGCGGTACGTCCGAGATCGCGCTGGCCACGGCGCGCCGCCTGATCGCCCGCCGCACCCGCACGGTGTGGCTGGCAGGGCGGCCGTCGCCCGCCCTGGAGTCGTCGGCCGCCGAGCTGCGCGCCCTCGGGGCGGACGTGCGCACCGTCCCCTTCGACGCGCTCGACCCCGATTCCCACGAGGCGGTCCTCGGCGAGGTCTTCGCCGAGGGCGACGTCGATATGGTGCTGCTGGCCTTCGGGGTCCTCGGCGACCAGGCGAACGACGAGCGCCACCCGTCGGCCGCGGTGCGCGTCGCGCAGACCAACTACACGGGGGCGGTGTCGGCGGGTCTGGTCGGCGCCCGCGCCCTCCAGACCCAGGGCCACGGCTCCCTCGTCGTTCTCTCCTCCGTGGCCGGTGAGCGGGCCCGCCGCTCGAACTTCGTCTACGGCTCCAGCAAGGCGGGCCTCGACGCCTTCGCCCAGGGCCTGGGCGACGCGCTGCACGGCACCGGCGTCCATGTCATGGTCGTACGCCCCGGATTCGTCCGGACGAAGATGACGGCGGGACTGGAGGAAGCGCCGCTGGCCACCACCCCCGAGGCGGTCGCCACGGCCGTCGAGCTGGGGCTGCGGCGCCGCTCGGAGACGGTGTGGGTGCCAGGGGTGCTGCGCGTGGTGATGTCGGCGCTGCGGCACACCCCGCGCGGGCTGTTCCGGCGGCTGCCGGTCTAG
- a CDS encoding 2'-5' RNA ligase family protein: MGTVTIGVSIAVPEPHGSLLQERRAGFGDAAAHGIPTHVTLLPPTEVEPGALPAVEAHLSAVAAAGRPFPMRLSGTGTFRPMSPVVYVRVVQGAETCAWLQQRIRAASGPLTRELQFPYHPHVTVAHGIDEAAMDRALDELAHYEAEWSCTGFALAEQGADGVWRKLRDYAFGGAVVPPQAARVDRGSLPTR, from the coding sequence GTGGGGACCGTAACGATCGGTGTGTCGATCGCGGTCCCGGAGCCTCACGGCAGCCTGCTCCAGGAGCGGCGCGCGGGCTTCGGCGACGCCGCGGCTCACGGGATCCCCACGCACGTCACGCTGCTGCCGCCGACCGAGGTCGAGCCGGGCGCGCTGCCGGCCGTCGAGGCGCATCTCAGCGCGGTCGCCGCGGCGGGCCGCCCCTTCCCGATGAGGCTGTCCGGCACCGGGACGTTCCGGCCCATGTCGCCGGTGGTCTATGTGCGGGTCGTCCAGGGCGCCGAGACCTGCGCCTGGCTCCAGCAGCGGATCCGGGCCGCCTCCGGCCCGCTGACCCGCGAGCTCCAGTTCCCCTACCACCCGCACGTCACCGTCGCGCACGGTATCGACGAGGCGGCGATGGACCGGGCCCTCGACGAACTGGCTCACTACGAGGCCGAGTGGTCCTGCACCGGTTTCGCCCTTGCCGAGCAGGGCGCAGACGGCGTCTGGCGCAAACTGCGCGACTACGCCTTCGGCGGCGCGGTCGTCCCTCCGCAGGCCGCCCGCGTCGACCGGGGTTCCCTGCCGACGCGGTAG
- the trpS gene encoding tryptophan--tRNA ligase, translating to MANDRPRVLSGIQPTAGSFHLGNYLGAVRQWVALQESHDAFYMVVDLHAITVPQDPKELGANTRLAAAQLLAAGLDPDRCTLFVQSHVPEHAQLAWVMNCLTGFGEASRMTQFKDKSARQGADRASVGLFTYPILQVADILLYQADEVPVGEDQRQHIELTRDLAERFNGRFGNTFTIPKPYIPRETAKIYDLQDPSVKMSKSASTPKGLINLLDEPKATAKKVRSAVTDTDTVIRYDPANKPGVSNLLSIYSTLTGTSVPELERSYEGKLYGALKTDLADVVVDFVTPFRDRTQQYLDDPETLDSILAKGAEKARAVAAETLSRTYERVGFLPAKH from the coding sequence ATGGCGAATGACCGACCCCGTGTGCTTTCCGGAATCCAGCCCACCGCAGGCTCGTTCCACCTCGGCAACTACCTGGGCGCCGTCCGCCAGTGGGTCGCCCTCCAGGAGAGCCACGACGCGTTCTACATGGTCGTCGACCTGCACGCGATCACGGTCCCGCAGGACCCGAAGGAGCTCGGCGCGAACACGCGGCTGGCCGCCGCCCAGCTCCTCGCGGCCGGTCTCGACCCGGACCGCTGCACGCTCTTCGTCCAGAGCCATGTGCCCGAGCACGCCCAGCTCGCCTGGGTCATGAACTGCCTCACCGGTTTCGGCGAGGCCAGCCGGATGACGCAGTTCAAGGACAAGTCCGCCAGGCAGGGCGCCGACCGCGCCTCCGTGGGCCTGTTCACGTACCCGATCCTCCAGGTCGCGGACATCCTGCTGTACCAGGCCGACGAGGTGCCGGTCGGCGAGGACCAGCGCCAGCACATCGAGCTCACCCGTGACCTCGCGGAGCGCTTCAACGGCCGCTTCGGCAACACCTTCACGATCCCGAAGCCGTACATCCCCCGGGAGACGGCGAAGATCTACGACCTCCAGGACCCGTCGGTCAAGATGAGCAAGTCGGCGTCCACGCCGAAGGGCCTCATCAACCTGCTCGACGAGCCGAAGGCCACCGCCAAGAAGGTCCGCAGCGCGGTCACGGACACCGACACGGTGATCCGCTACGACCCCGCGAACAAGCCCGGCGTGAGCAACCTGCTGAGCATCTACTCGACGCTGACCGGCACGAGCGTCCCGGAGCTGGAGCGCAGTTACGAGGGCAAGCTCTACGGCGCGCTCAAGACCGACCTCGCCGACGTCGTCGTCGACTTCGTGACGCCCTTCCGGGACCGCACCCAGCAGTACCTGGACGACCCCGAGACGCTCGACTCGATCCTGGCCAAGGGCGCCGAGAAGGCGCGTGCCGTCGCCGCGGAGACGCTGTCGCGGACGTACGAGCGCGTGGGCTTCCTGCCAGCGAAGCACTGA
- a CDS encoding DUF3050 domain-containing protein, translated as MSRYDWNMTHEGIERARSAIGQARKEVTSHPIYQRISTREDMATFMAHHVFAVWDFMSLLKSLQRDLTCVDVPWVPRGSEVSRRLINDIVLVEESDELNSGFTSHFELYRAGMDEAGAATARIDTFVELIGEGHDVPSALRVAQVPAPAAEFVRTTFGIIADRPLHCRAAAFAFSREDLIPDMFGQVIKKEGTDRFPLFCDYLARHIEVDGEEHTPMAMQMVADLCGEDDTRWQEAVETATLALEARSRLWDGITAAMA; from the coding sequence ATGTCCAGGTACGACTGGAACATGACCCACGAGGGAATTGAAAGGGCCCGATCCGCGATTGGACAGGCCCGTAAGGAAGTCACCTCGCATCCGATTTACCAGCGGATAAGCACCCGGGAGGACATGGCGACGTTCATGGCGCACCACGTGTTCGCGGTCTGGGACTTCATGTCCCTGCTGAAGTCGCTCCAGCGCGACCTCACCTGCGTCGACGTCCCCTGGGTCCCGCGCGGCTCGGAGGTGAGCCGGAGGCTCATCAACGACATCGTGCTGGTCGAGGAGAGCGACGAGCTGAACAGCGGCTTCACCAGCCACTTCGAGCTGTACCGCGCGGGCATGGACGAGGCGGGCGCCGCCACGGCCCGGATCGACACCTTCGTCGAGCTGATCGGCGAGGGCCACGACGTGCCGTCGGCGCTCCGGGTGGCCCAGGTCCCCGCCCCCGCGGCCGAGTTCGTGCGCACCACCTTCGGCATCATCGCCGACCGGCCCCTGCACTGCCGGGCCGCCGCCTTCGCCTTCTCCCGGGAGGACCTCATCCCGGACATGTTCGGCCAGGTGATCAAGAAGGAGGGCACCGACCGGTTCCCCCTGTTCTGCGACTACCTGGCCCGTCACATCGAGGTCGACGGTGAGGAGCACACCCCCATGGCCATGCAGATGGTGGCCGACCTGTGCGGTGAGGACGACACCCGCTGGCAGGAGGCCGTCGAGACGGCGACCCTGGCGCTGGAGGCGCGCAGCCGCCTGTGGGACGGCATCACGGCGGCGATGGCCTGA
- a CDS encoding glutathionylspermidine synthase family protein — MRRHTVEPRPDWQRTVEEQGLVYPLTRHPDGRLRPYWDESAYYAFTLDEVEVLEETVEELHAMCLAAAAHLVESDRLADLGITDPRIAAAVSEAWRRRAELPSVYGRFDLRYDGTGPAKLLEYNADTPTSLVEAASPQWFWMEDRFPGADQWNSLHERLVAAWRKQSALLPPGSPLYFAHSSEDELGEDLMTVAYLKETAEQAGLDTDWISMEEIGWDPMSGRFVDRRLRFIRSCFKLYPWEWLTTDRFAGHVLDGLDNGGGTGTTMWIEPAWKMLLSNKALLAVLWELYPGHPNLLAAYLDGPRELADTTGYVAKPLLGREGAGVTLHEPGAAPVPRTDEPCCYQELAPLPAFDGNHVVLGAWMVQDESAGLGIRESSGLITDEYARFLPHVIL, encoded by the coding sequence ATGCGACGTCACACCGTCGAACCCCGCCCCGACTGGCAGCGGACCGTCGAGGAACAAGGCCTCGTCTACCCCCTCACCCGCCACCCCGACGGCCGGTTGCGCCCCTACTGGGACGAGAGCGCGTACTACGCCTTCACCCTCGACGAGGTCGAGGTGCTGGAGGAGACCGTCGAGGAACTGCACGCCATGTGTCTGGCGGCGGCCGCCCACCTCGTCGAGTCCGACCGCCTCGCCGACCTCGGCATCACCGACCCGCGGATCGCCGCAGCGGTCTCGGAGGCCTGGCGCCGGCGCGCCGAACTCCCGTCGGTGTACGGCCGGTTCGACCTCCGCTACGACGGCACCGGCCCGGCGAAACTCTTGGAGTACAACGCCGACACCCCCACCTCGCTGGTGGAGGCCGCCTCCCCCCAGTGGTTCTGGATGGAGGACCGCTTCCCCGGCGCCGACCAGTGGAACTCCCTCCACGAACGCCTGGTCGCGGCCTGGCGGAAGCAGTCCGCCCTGCTGCCGCCCGGCAGCCCGCTCTACTTCGCGCACTCCTCCGAGGACGAGCTGGGCGAGGACCTCATGACGGTCGCCTACCTCAAGGAGACGGCCGAACAGGCCGGCCTGGACACCGACTGGATCTCCATGGAGGAGATCGGCTGGGACCCGATGTCCGGCCGCTTCGTCGACCGCCGGCTCCGCTTCATCCGCAGCTGCTTCAAGCTCTACCCGTGGGAGTGGCTGACCACCGACCGGTTCGCCGGCCATGTCCTGGACGGCCTCGACAACGGCGGGGGCACCGGCACGACGATGTGGATCGAACCGGCCTGGAAGATGCTCCTCAGCAACAAGGCCCTGCTGGCCGTGCTCTGGGAGCTGTACCCCGGACACCCCAACCTCCTCGCCGCCTACCTCGACGGCCCCCGCGAGCTGGCGGACACCACCGGCTACGTCGCCAAGCCGCTGCTGGGCCGCGAGGGCGCAGGCGTCACCCTGCACGAACCGGGCGCGGCGCCCGTCCCGCGCACCGACGAGCCCTGCTGCTACCAGGAGTTGGCGCCCCTTCCCGCGTTCGACGGCAACCATGTCGTCCTCGGCGCGTGGATGGTGCAGGACGAGTCGGCCGGCCTCGGCATCCGCGAGTCCTCCGGTCTGATCACGGACGAGTACGCCCGCTTCCTGCCCCACGTGATCCTCTGA
- a CDS encoding decaprenyl-phosphate phosphoribosyltransferase, translated as MAETLLHPQRSPRPPAPRPPIRHPGTLVGGIVRTTRPKQWIKNVLVVAAPAAAGRLFSLHALSRLALVFALFTACAAAVYLVNDARDAEADRAHPTKRRRPIAAGQVPVPVAYGVAGVLAVLAPAVALRLATPAVALLLTAYLGMQLAYCVSLKHVLVVDLVVVTTGFLMRAAAGGLALGIPLSRWFLITTGFGALFMVAAKRYSEAVQMAGTAGATRVLLTEYTTGYLRFVWQLAAGVAVLGYCLWALGEGGVPHTSVLPWRQLSVVAFVLAVLRYAVFADRGTAGEPEEVVLGDRALALIGLAWLAMYGLAVANW; from the coding sequence ATGGCTGAGACACTGCTCCACCCACAGCGCTCCCCCCGCCCCCCGGCCCCCCGGCCCCCGATCCGCCACCCCGGCACCCTCGTCGGCGGAATTGTCCGGACCACCCGCCCCAAGCAGTGGATCAAGAACGTCCTGGTGGTGGCCGCTCCCGCCGCGGCCGGCCGGCTGTTCTCCCTGCACGCGCTGAGCCGGCTCGCCCTCGTCTTCGCCCTGTTCACCGCCTGCGCCGCCGCCGTCTACCTGGTCAACGACGCCCGTGACGCCGAGGCCGACCGCGCCCACCCCACCAAACGGCGCCGCCCGATCGCCGCCGGACAGGTCCCGGTGCCCGTCGCCTACGGAGTCGCCGGCGTCCTCGCCGTCCTCGCACCGGCCGTCGCGCTCCGGCTGGCGACACCCGCCGTCGCGCTGCTCCTCACCGCCTACCTGGGCATGCAACTGGCCTACTGCGTCAGCCTGAAGCACGTTCTGGTCGTCGACCTGGTGGTGGTCACGACCGGCTTCCTGATGCGGGCGGCGGCCGGCGGACTCGCCCTCGGCATCCCCCTCTCCCGCTGGTTCCTGATCACCACCGGCTTCGGTGCGCTGTTCATGGTCGCCGCCAAGCGCTACTCCGAGGCCGTCCAGATGGCCGGCACGGCGGGCGCCACACGCGTGCTGCTCACCGAGTACACCACCGGCTACCTGCGCTTCGTCTGGCAACTGGCGGCCGGCGTCGCCGTGCTCGGCTACTGCCTGTGGGCCCTGGGGGAGGGCGGCGTCCCGCACACGAGCGTGCTGCCCTGGCGGCAGCTGTCCGTGGTCGCCTTCGTCCTGGCGGTCCTGAGGTACGCCGTATTCGCCGACCGGGGCACCGCGGGAGAGCCCGAGGAGGTCGTCCTGGGCGACCGCGCCCTCGCCCTGATCGGGCTGGCCTGGCTGGCCATGTACGGCCTCGCGGTGGCCAACTGGTGA
- a CDS encoding glycine hydroxymethyltransferase, translated as MSDQQPLSTESTAFRAALDVIRAVEPRVADAIGQEVHDQREMLKLIASENYASPATLLAMGNWFSDKYAEGTVGRRFYAGCRNVDTVESLAAEHARELFGARHAYVQPHSGIDANLVAFWSVLADRVEVPALAKAGVRQVNDLSDADWAELRQAFGNQRMLGMSLDAGGHLTHGFRPNISGKMFDQRSYGTDPATGLIDYEALRASARDFKPLIIVAGYSAYPRLVNFRIMREIADEVGATLMVDMAHFAGLVAGKVLTNDFDPVPHAQIVTTTTHKSLRGPRGGMVLCDDSLKDQVDRGCPMVLGGPLPHVMAAKAVALAEARQPSFQDYAQRIVDNSRALAEGLMRRGATLVTGGTDNHLNLIDVASSYGLTGRQAEAALLDSGIVTNRNAIPADPNGAWYTSGIRIGTPALTTRGLGTAEMDEVAALIDRVLTTTEQGTTKSGAPSKASHVLDAKVADEISRRATDLVAGFPLYPEIDLG; from the coding sequence ATGTCCGACCAGCAGCCCCTGTCCACCGAGTCCACCGCCTTCCGCGCCGCGCTCGACGTGATCCGCGCCGTCGAGCCGCGCGTCGCCGACGCCATCGGCCAGGAGGTCCACGACCAGCGCGAGATGCTCAAGCTGATCGCCTCGGAGAACTACGCCTCCCCGGCGACCCTCCTCGCGATGGGCAACTGGTTCAGCGACAAGTACGCCGAGGGCACCGTCGGCCGCCGCTTCTACGCCGGCTGCCGCAACGTGGACACCGTCGAGTCGCTGGCCGCCGAGCACGCCCGTGAGCTGTTCGGCGCCCGGCACGCCTACGTCCAGCCGCACTCCGGCATCGACGCCAACCTCGTCGCCTTCTGGTCCGTCCTCGCCGACCGTGTGGAGGTCCCGGCCCTCGCCAAGGCGGGCGTCCGCCAGGTCAACGACCTCTCCGACGCCGACTGGGCCGAGCTGCGCCAGGCCTTCGGCAACCAGCGCATGCTCGGCATGTCCCTGGACGCCGGCGGCCACCTCACCCACGGCTTCCGCCCGAACATCTCCGGCAAGATGTTCGATCAGCGCTCCTACGGCACCGACCCGGCCACGGGCCTGATCGACTACGAGGCGCTGCGCGCGTCGGCCCGTGACTTCAAGCCGCTGATCATCGTGGCCGGCTACTCGGCGTACCCCCGGCTGGTGAACTTCCGGATCATGCGCGAGATCGCCGACGAGGTCGGCGCGACCCTGATGGTCGACATGGCCCACTTCGCGGGACTGGTCGCGGGCAAGGTCCTGACCAACGACTTCGACCCGGTTCCGCACGCACAGATCGTCACCACCACCACCCACAAGTCCCTGCGCGGCCCGCGCGGCGGCATGGTCCTGTGCGACGACTCCCTCAAGGACCAGGTCGACCGCGGCTGCCCGATGGTCCTCGGCGGCCCGCTCCCGCACGTCATGGCGGCGAAGGCCGTGGCCCTCGCCGAGGCCCGGCAGCCGTCCTTCCAGGACTACGCCCAGCGCATCGTCGACAACTCCCGCGCGCTGGCCGAGGGCCTGATGCGGCGCGGCGCGACCCTGGTCACCGGGGGCACGGACAACCACCTGAACCTGATCGACGTCGCCTCCTCCTACGGTCTCACCGGCCGGCAGGCCGAGGCGGCCCTGCTCGACTCGGGCATCGTCACCAACCGCAACGCCATCCCCGCCGACCCGAACGGCGCCTGGTACACCTCCGGCATCCGCATCGGCACGCCGGCGCTGACCACCCGGGGTCTGGGCACGGCCGAGATGGACGAGGTGGCGGCCCTGATCGACCGGGTCCTGACCACGACGGAGCAGGGCACGACCAAGTCGGGCGCCCCGAGCAAGGCGTCCCACGTGCTGGACGCGAAGGTGGCCGACGAGATTTCCCGGCGGGCGACCGACCTGGTCGCGGGCTTCCCGCTGTACCCGGAGATCGACCTCGGCTGA
- a CDS encoding antibiotic biosynthesis monooxygenase, with product MTSNPVTVTAAYRVVPGREADFHSWGWAMLGAGARQPGFLGGGVLVDGEAEWHVVYRFATENAARAWEDSTTRVDWDARVLGIARQTDRRSVRGSKVWFDSQTAAPKTPAPPSKWKLWFVNMSAVFPPVLLFNLIALPYLGGLNPIVRTLLLCLCVTALVTWILMPRLQRFFKKWLYPPLQALRGRHKRRTA from the coding sequence GTGACCAGTAATCCCGTCACCGTCACCGCGGCATATCGCGTGGTGCCGGGCCGCGAGGCCGACTTTCACTCCTGGGGGTGGGCCATGCTGGGCGCCGGCGCCCGGCAGCCCGGCTTCCTGGGGGGTGGTGTTCTTGTCGACGGAGAGGCGGAGTGGCATGTGGTTTATCGCTTCGCCACCGAGAACGCGGCCCGGGCCTGGGAGGATTCGACCACCCGGGTGGACTGGGACGCCCGGGTGCTGGGCATCGCCCGGCAGACGGACCGCAGAAGCGTGCGGGGCTCCAAGGTCTGGTTCGACTCCCAGACCGCCGCACCGAAGACGCCGGCCCCGCCGTCGAAATGGAAGCTTTGGTTCGTGAATATGAGCGCGGTCTTCCCACCGGTGCTCCTTTTCAATCTGATCGCGCTTCCCTACCTCGGCGGCCTCAATCCGATCGTTCGCACACTACTGCTCTGCCTTTGCGTGACGGCCCTCGTCACATGGATTCTCATGCCCCGCCTTCAGCGTTTCTTCAAGAAATGGCTGTATCCACCGCTCCAGGCGCTTCGCGGACGGCATAAACGACGGACCGCGTAG
- a CDS encoding phosphatase PAP2 family protein yields the protein MDELDDLDHRILSALRARGADPRVARAARALSWAGEHGAVWLAAGVVGAAVDGPRRGAWLRATALTAGAHAVSVGVKRIVRRPRPTRVEPLVRTAGRHSFPSSHATSATAAAVAYGALGVHAAAPLAAAMCLSRLVVGVHHPSDVAAGAALGALTARLGARWMREAHHG from the coding sequence ATGGACGAACTCGACGACCTGGACCACCGGATCCTCTCGGCGCTCCGCGCCCGGGGCGCGGACCCACGCGTCGCCCGTGCCGCGCGCGCCCTCTCCTGGGCGGGCGAACACGGCGCCGTGTGGCTCGCGGCGGGCGTCGTGGGAGCGGCCGTGGACGGCCCCCGGCGCGGTGCCTGGCTGCGCGCCACCGCGCTCACCGCGGGCGCGCACGCCGTCAGCGTGGGAGTGAAACGGATCGTCCGGCGCCCACGCCCCACCCGCGTCGAACCCCTCGTGCGCACCGCGGGACGGCACTCCTTCCCCAGCTCGCACGCCACCTCCGCCACGGCCGCGGCCGTCGCCTACGGCGCCCTCGGGGTGCACGCCGCCGCCCCGCTCGCCGCCGCGATGTGTCTCTCCCGCCTGGTCGTCGGCGTCCACCACCCCTCCGACGTGGCGGCGGGCGCGGCGCTGGGGGCGCTCACCGCCCGGCTGGGGGCGCGCTGGATGAGAGAGGCACACCATGGCTGA